One Aureibacillus halotolerans DNA segment encodes these proteins:
- a CDS encoding DUF1540 domain-containing protein, translated as MAQDVLCEVRNCQHWAEGNQCQADQIFVVSHHGKHAGRQEETDCNTFKPKV; from the coding sequence ATGGCGCAAGATGTGTTATGTGAGGTGCGAAATTGTCAGCACTGGGCAGAAGGAAACCAATGTCAGGCCGATCAAATTTTCGTTGTAAGTCATCACGGAAAACATGCAGGTCGACAAGAGGAAACAGATTGCAATACGTTTAAACCAAAAGTGTAA